A single Manduca sexta isolate Smith_Timp_Sample1 chromosome 11, JHU_Msex_v1.0, whole genome shotgun sequence DNA region contains:
- the LOC115442797 gene encoding NPC intracellular cholesterol transporter 1 homolog 1b-like, with the protein MKTPILVSIFLITLWCGVDARCRYRGQCITIGGHAKSCPVDIEAQPIVEGLSIEESEEIVDILANRCPAFVYDDEGNRKPNNEILTCCDHVQIRKMTEDLLMAEGVLGRCPSCFRNFARNVCEMNCSPEQSRFVDVYTETAADSTVYVNEIDYRLHERFMLGAHSACSGVIIPQTGLPAINMMCGNVVVCDAEAWFRFMGDTTQNPLAPVQVNYLMWPTEEDSMHVRAIPCNETTGSDLPCSCVDCAEMCPIGDEPVIPEICTVLNVNCISFSVGITFFVISVTIFILLTLSEYRRMRNGQVKSAEPTDVSKFIKFFQVLFAKIGGFSASHPAIIIMLTTWIIFGMFFGAINLNLTSNPIELWSGPESRSRQELNYFNSRFGPFYRAAQVFMQFNGLESFEVDNTTYGPAFRIEAVRELVELEQAIINIGREDGGVTLEEVCFAPLRPRGGEKRLDQCVSMSVSVYLGEDIDNINENTYLSRIQNCLNNYLALNCQAPWGGGAEPLISLGGFDGDNVLDADTLLINFPIANFMLEEDLRPVLEWEQKFIDLMHDYVANKKPDFVDISFGAERSIEDEIRRVSVAEAVPISISYIIMFIYVTVALGNIRNCKTWLIDSKIMVALGSILVVLVSIYCAIGVMGYTNFTTTLLAINVIPFFVLSVGIDNVFLMVNALHDVQSNLKQYDDYNENFSFEKKRRFIFEKMMATVGPSMFVSSVTQITAFAIGSITTFPAVLTFAVFASLSLSFLFIFQITTVVSILSLDYKRASQNRLDVFCCVQKKILDDEDPLNSDTPYQSVTQRLMEPYSKFILNWKVRIVVVIIFMLLVSLSTIFIPSLDIGLDQEMALPKDSYVYKYLVAVSELLRLGPPVYFVLKSGLNFTNPDHQNVICGSQLCYDDSLFTQIFLAAQHSDKTYILRPSNSWIDDFVDWTSLTGICCQYNTTDNTHCPSAILSPDCAFCSISRNEWSNGLRPSVEAFQKYIPFFLQDEPSLSCNRGGLASYSGSVNYELDSEGRATVYDTNFMSYHVALSTSQDFIGAVKNAYEISDSITAAIKKHTDMDVEVFPYSVFYVYFAQYLNMWGDTFASLGYCLIGALAINLLASGFNILTTFAVMFTAIMIVINMMGVMYIWNIPLNPVSCVNLIVSIGIAVEFCSHIAYAFATSKRPSSERVEDAVRKVGSTIITGITLTNMPIVVLAFSYTEVIEVFFFRMFFSLVILGFLHGMIFFPVLLSYLNNLKNK; encoded by the coding sequence ATGAAGACGCCGATCTTAGTGTCAATATTTCTAATAACATTGTGGTGTGGTGTTGATGCGAGATGTCGATACCGTGGACAATGCATCACAATAGGAGGTCACGCCAAATCGTGCCCCGTGGACATCGAAGCACAGCCAATAGTGGAAGGTTTGTCAATAGAAGAATCTGAAGAAATCGTCGACATACTCGCCAACAGATGTCCAGCATTCGTGTACGACGATGAAGGAAACAGAAAACCCAACAACGAAATATTGACTTGTTGCGATCATGTGCAAATAAGAAAAATGACGGAGGATTTGTTAATGGCCGAAGGTGTTCTAGGACGGTGTCCCTCTTGCTTTAGAAATTTTGCACGAAACGTGTGTGAAATGAATTGCTCTCCAGAACAATCCAGATTTGTTGATGTTTACACAGAGACGGCCGCAGACAGCACTGTTTATGTTAACGAAATTGATTATCGACTTCATGAGCGCTTCATGCTTGGAGCGCATAGTGCTTGTTCTGGAGTGATTATTCCCCAGACTGGTTTGCCAGCTATCAATATGATGTGCGGTAATGTAGTAGTATGTGATGCGGAGGCTTGGTTTAGATTCATGGGAGATACGACGCAAAACCCGCTGGCTCCAGTGCAAGTTAATTACTTGATGTGGCCGACAGAAGAAGATTCCATGCATGTACGTGCAATTCCCTGTAATGAAACAACTGGAAGTGACCTACCTTGTAGCTGTGTAGACTGTGCCGAAATGTGCCCCATTGGAGACGAACCCGTGATTCCAGAAATTTGTACCGTTCTTAATGTTAATTGCATTAGTTTTTCCGTAGGTATTACTTTCTTTGTGATAAgtgttactatatttatattattgacgtTGTCAGAGTACCGAAGAATGAGGAATGGGCAAGTTAAATCTGCAGAACCGACAGATGTTagtaagtttataaaatttttccaAGTACTTTTTGCTAAAATAGGAGGCTTTTCTGCCAGTCATCCTGCTATCATAATCATGTTAACGacttggataatttttggcatgTTTTTCGGCGCAATAAACTTAAATCTCACTTCAAATCCTATAGAATTATGGTCAGGCCCTGAATCTCGCAGTCGTcaggaattaaattattttaactccAGGTTCGGTCCATTTTATCGTGCTGCCCAAGTTTTCATGCAGTTTAATGGATTGGAATCTTTTGAAGTTGACAATACGACTTACGGCCCGGCTTTCAGAATAGAGGCCGTAAGAGAACTAGTGGAACTTGAACAGGCGATTATAAATATTGGTAGAGAAGATGGGGGAGTTACTTTAGAGGAAGTCTGTTTCGCACCACTACGCCCTCGTGGAGGAGAAAAACGGTTAGATCAATGTGTTTCTATGTCCGTCTCAGTATATCTTGGAGAAGATATAGATAATATCAATGAAAATACTTATCTCAGCCGTATtcagaattgtttaaataattatctagCATTAAATTGTCAAGCCCCTTGGGGTGGCGGCGCGGAGCCACTAATTTCACTTGGTGGTTTTGATGGTGATAATGTTTTAGACGCTGACACTTTGCTTATTAATTTtcccatagcaaatttcatgtTAGAGGAGGACCTAAGACCGGTGTTAGAGTGGGAACAAAAGTTTATAGATTTAATGCATGACTATGTAGCTAATAAAAAACCAGACTTTGTCGACATCTCTTTTGGTGCCGAAAGATCAATCGAAGACGAAATTAGGCGGGTATCGGTTGCAGAAGCAGTGCCCATCTCTATAAGTTACATTATCATGTTTATTTACGTTACCGTTGCCCTCGgaaatattagaaattgtaaaaCTTGGTTAATCGATAGTAAAATAATGGTGGCATTAGGAAGTATTTTGGTGGTTCTTGTGTCTATTTACTGTGCTATAGGTGTGATGGGGTATACTAACTTCACAACTACATTATTAGCTATTAATGTAATACCTTTCTTTGTTTTATCAGTGGgtattgataatgtttttcTTATGGTAAATGCGTTGCATGATgtacaaagtaatttaaaacaatacgacgattataatgaaaattttagttttgagaAAAAGAGAAGGTTTATTTTTGAGAAAATGATGGCTACAGTAGGGCCATCTATGTTTGTCTCATCTGTAACACAAATTACTGCTTTTGCAATCGGGAGTATAACAACCTTCCCTGCTGTCCTTACTTTTGCAGTGTTTGCAAGTTTATCCTTATCATTCCTCTTCATTTTCCAGATAACTACTGTCGTGTCAATTTTGTCGCTCGATTATAAACGAGCCTCTCAAAATCGTTTAGACGTTTTTTGTTGCGTGCAGAAAAAAATTTTAGATGATGAGGATCCTTTGAACTCGGACACACCTTATCAAAGTGTGACTCAAAGGCTAATGGAGCCTTATTCCAAATTCATTCTTAACTGGAAAGTGAGAATTGtcgttgttattatatttatgctcTTAGTTTCTTtgagtacaatatttatacCCAGTTTGGATATTGGTCTAGATCAGGAAATGGCTCTCCCTAAAGATTcatatgtatacaaatatctaGTAGCTGTTAGTGAATTATTACGTCTTGGTCCAccggtttattttgttttgaaaagtGGATTGAATTTTACTAATCCCGATCATCAGAATGTAATTTGTGGTAGTCAACTCTGCTACGATGATTCGCTCTTTACTCAAATATTCTTAGCTGCTCAACACAGtgataaaacatatatattaagGCCTTCGAATTCATGGATAGATGACTTCGTAGACTGGACTAGTTTAACTGGCATTTGCTGTCAATATAATACGACAGATAATACTCACTGTCCTAGCGCAATCCTATCTCCTGACTGTGCTTTCTGTTCTATAAGTAGGAATGAATGGTCCAATGGCTTAAGGCCTAGTGTAGAAGCTTTTCAGAAGTATATACCATTCTTCTTGCAGGATGAGCCTTCACTATCGTGTAATCGAGGTGGACTAGCGAGTTATTCCGGTTCTGTCAATTATGAGCTCGATTCTGAAGGACGTGCTACTGTTTATGACACTAATTTCATGTCATATCACGTCGCATTAAGCACGTCGCAAGATTTTATTGGCGCTGTTAAAAATGCATACGAAATAAGTGACAGTATCACAGCCGCTATTAAGAAACACACAGACATGGATGTGGAAGTCTTTCCGTattctgtattttatgtatacttCGCGCAATACTTGAACATGTGGGGCGATACCTTTGCGTCTCTTGGATATTGTCTTATTGGTGCTTTAGCTATAAACCTCCTCGCGTCAGGGTTTAACATTTTGACCACATTCGCTGTAATGTTCACAGCTATTATGATAGTTATTAACATGATGGGTGTTATGTATATTTGGAACATTCCACTCAACCCCGTATCTTGTGTTAATTTGATCGTATCCATTGGTATTGCGGTTGAATTTTGCAGTCACATTGCGTATGCATTTGCGACTAGTAAACGTCCCAGTTCTGAGAGGGTAGAAGATGCGGTTCGAAAAGTCGGTTCCACTATCATAACTGGTATTACTTTGACAAACATGCCTATTGTGGTATTAGCTTTCTCCTACACAGAAGTCATTGAAGTCTTCTTCTTCAGAATGTTCTTTAGTTTGGTTATCCTTGGATTTTTACATGGTATGATATTTTTCCCAGTTTTATTGTCTTAccttaataatttgaaaaataaataa
- the LOC115442568 gene encoding helix-loop-helix protein 1, whose translation MKSWLETASTAEDGSLSCMLAEPREALLPITGRENLAPRRRDRSLEPCALSEEAYLSSGTGSPCAGLSREERRRRRRATLKYRTAHATRERIRVEAFNAAFASLRRLLPTLPPDKKLSKIEILRLAICYIAYLNHVLDA comes from the exons aTGAAGAGCTGGCTGGAAACAGCGAGCACAGCTGAAGATGGCTCATTATCGTGCATGCTGGCGGAGCCGCGCGAGGCGCTGTTACCCATTACGGGAAGAGAAAACTTGGCTCCCAGAAGACG agACAGATCGTTAGAACCGTGTGCATTATCAGAAGAGGCTTACCTGTCAAGCGGGACTGGGTCGCCGTGCGCCGGATTGTCTCGAGAAGAGAGGAGAAGACGACGCCGCGCCACGCTCAAATACCGCACAGCCCACGCCACCCGCGAGAGGATTCGCGTTGAAGCCTTCAATGCTGCTTTCGCTTCCCTCAGACGACTTCTCCCCACTCTACCCCCAGataaaaaactatccaaaataGAAATTCTACGTTTAGCTATTTGTTACATCGCTTACTTGAATCACGTGTTAGATGCTTAA